The proteins below are encoded in one region of Streptomyces cyanogenus:
- a CDS encoding cellulase family glycosylhydrolase: MPNLRARLLAVLVVLSGSLTVAGVPPATAATPSDSLWFDGAALTVRDGRFTDGQGREIVLRGYNVSGETKLEENGGLPFASVADARRSAAALRALGGGNAVRFLLSWAYAEPVRGRVDTAYLAAATEQLRAFLDAGIRVYPDFHQDLFSRYLFGTGSWYTGDGAPEWAVDAGGYPKESCGICLFWGQNITQNAAVRKAQYDFWHNAHGLQDAFLATARSTMAYLRQHLSAAEFAGIAGFDPYNEPYAGGYDSGQSSRTWEHDLLWPFYARFRAGMDAAGWQDKPAFVEPNLFWNANISTQRQEGGLLDAGTLGPGYVFNTHFYDQKAISGILMWGKAADGQYASDFAAVRDRATAAGTAAVVGEFGHPLSGTVSDKAPTVLKAMYQALDSRLPGASWWARPAASGPVLSGTQWQWDLYNGRHHELMNGNPGKVLTAGDAWNDEDLSAVRLDDSGNVVLRQDARLLDRLYPGATAGTALAFTYEDRSRDGSATLTWNPVPGSLPNVAELVGTGQYGLLVWRSGDGTAPTELHLPASFPTAATTVVSDLGTVYAPPAYTSATPVAVAPEPGGTGSRRLLLTDADSGILHYALVTNGAPAPSADLLAAAKAELAAWAAARF; this comes from the coding sequence ATGCCGAATCTCCGGGCACGTCTGCTGGCTGTGCTGGTCGTCCTCAGCGGATCCCTGACGGTGGCGGGAGTCCCGCCCGCCACCGCCGCCACCCCTTCCGACTCCCTCTGGTTCGACGGCGCCGCGCTGACCGTGCGGGACGGCCGGTTCACCGACGGCCAGGGCCGCGAGATCGTCCTGCGCGGCTACAACGTCTCCGGCGAGACCAAACTGGAGGAGAACGGCGGCCTGCCCTTCGCCTCGGTCGCCGACGCCCGCAGGTCGGCGGCCGCGCTGCGCGCCCTCGGCGGCGGCAACGCGGTCCGCTTCCTGCTCTCCTGGGCGTACGCCGAGCCCGTGCGCGGCCGGGTGGACACCGCCTACCTGGCCGCCGCCACCGAGCAACTGCGCGCCTTCCTGGACGCGGGCATCCGGGTCTACCCCGACTTCCACCAGGACCTCTTCTCCCGGTACCTGTTCGGCACCGGCAGCTGGTACACCGGCGACGGCGCCCCCGAGTGGGCGGTGGACGCCGGGGGTTATCCCAAGGAGTCCTGTGGCATCTGCCTCTTCTGGGGTCAGAACATCACCCAGAACGCGGCCGTGCGGAAGGCCCAGTACGACTTCTGGCACAACGCCCACGGCCTGCAGGACGCCTTCCTGGCCACCGCCCGGAGCACCATGGCCTACCTGCGGCAGCACCTGAGCGCCGCGGAGTTCGCGGGGATCGCCGGCTTCGACCCGTACAACGAGCCGTACGCCGGCGGTTACGACTCCGGGCAGAGCTCCCGCACCTGGGAACACGACCTGCTCTGGCCGTTCTACGCGCGCTTCCGGGCCGGCATGGACGCCGCAGGCTGGCAGGACAAGCCGGCCTTCGTCGAACCGAACCTCTTCTGGAACGCCAACATCTCCACCCAGAGACAGGAGGGCGGCCTGCTCGACGCGGGCACGCTCGGCCCGGGTTACGTCTTCAACACCCACTTCTACGACCAGAAGGCCATCTCCGGCATCCTGATGTGGGGCAAGGCGGCCGACGGCCAGTACGCCTCCGACTTCGCCGCCGTCCGCGACCGGGCCACGGCCGCCGGTACCGCGGCCGTGGTCGGCGAGTTCGGCCACCCCCTGTCCGGCACGGTCTCCGACAAGGCCCCGACCGTCCTGAAGGCCATGTACCAGGCCCTCGACTCCCGTCTGCCGGGGGCCAGTTGGTGGGCGAGACCGGCCGCCTCCGGGCCGGTGCTGTCCGGCACCCAGTGGCAGTGGGACCTCTACAACGGCCGGCACCACGAGCTGATGAACGGCAACCCCGGCAAGGTGCTCACCGCCGGGGACGCCTGGAACGACGAGGACCTGTCGGCGGTACGGCTCGACGACTCCGGGAACGTCGTCCTGCGCCAGGACGCCCGCCTCCTGGACCGCCTCTACCCGGGCGCCACGGCCGGCACCGCCCTCGCCTTCACCTACGAGGACCGCTCCCGCGACGGCTCCGCCACCCTCACCTGGAACCCGGTGCCCGGCTCCCTGCCGAACGTGGCGGAACTGGTCGGCACGGGCCAGTACGGGCTGCTCGTGTGGCGCTCCGGCGACGGCACCGCGCCCACCGAGCTGCACCTGCCGGCGTCCTTCCCGACCGCCGCCACCACGGTCGTCTCCGACCTCGGCACGGTGTACGCTCCGCCCGCGTACACCTCCGCCACCCCCGTCGCCGTGGCCCCGGAGCCGGGCGGCACGGGCAGCCGCCGGCTGCTGCTCACCGACGCGGACTCCGGCATCCTCCACTACGCCCTCGTCACCAACGGCGCCCCGGCCCCCTCGGCGGACCTGCTGGCCGCGGCGAAGGCGGAGCTGGCCGCATGGGCGGCGGCACGCTTCTGA
- a CDS encoding YncE family protein, whose translation MPASRTRHLCSVAAALALTAAGPATAASAASAAPDGLREVLFVGNNWDGTADVIRSSGDFAKIGRIDVIPDKDARMAEINADPIKWIYFQAIRNSVGEGHDQFADDMYSTPDGRSVVVSRPSFADVVSIDLADGKVNWRFPVAGYRADHMAVSPDGTRVAVSASTANTVHVLDIVTGRQLGSFATGDKPHENIFTKDGKYIWNMSIGDVNTALDAPGWDWTKGDRHITVVDATTYKQVKVVDMRQRLDAFGLKDFSDAVRPAVFSPDESKLYFQVSFFNGFLEYDVATDRITRMKTLPKNPATSEDRTTWVNDSRHHGLSMNPGGTKLCVAGTMDDYATVVDRASLQEGPLVTTSKPYWATVSGDGKDCVVSESGADQVTAIDFATGRKVTSVPVGDHPQRVRLGHVQADWTGPGGS comes from the coding sequence ATGCCTGCCTCCAGAACCAGGCACCTGTGCTCCGTGGCCGCAGCCCTCGCCCTGACCGCCGCCGGCCCGGCGACCGCCGCCTCCGCAGCCTCCGCCGCCCCCGACGGGCTGCGCGAGGTGCTGTTCGTCGGCAACAACTGGGACGGCACCGCCGATGTCATCCGCTCCTCCGGCGACTTCGCGAAGATCGGCCGGATCGACGTGATCCCCGACAAGGACGCGCGGATGGCGGAGATCAACGCGGATCCGATCAAGTGGATCTACTTCCAGGCGATCCGCAACAGCGTCGGCGAGGGTCACGACCAGTTCGCCGACGACATGTACTCCACCCCGGACGGCCGCTCGGTGGTGGTGTCCCGGCCGAGTTTCGCGGACGTCGTCTCCATCGACCTGGCCGACGGAAAGGTCAACTGGCGCTTTCCGGTGGCCGGTTACCGGGCCGACCACATGGCGGTCTCCCCGGACGGGACCCGGGTGGCGGTCTCCGCCTCGACCGCGAACACCGTGCACGTGCTCGACATCGTCACCGGCAGGCAACTGGGGTCGTTCGCGACCGGCGACAAGCCGCACGAGAACATCTTCACCAAGGACGGCAAGTACATCTGGAACATGTCCATCGGTGACGTCAACACCGCCCTGGACGCCCCGGGCTGGGACTGGACCAAGGGCGACCGGCACATCACGGTCGTGGACGCGACGACGTACAAGCAGGTCAAGGTCGTCGACATGCGGCAGCGGCTGGACGCGTTCGGGCTGAAGGACTTCTCCGACGCGGTCCGCCCCGCCGTGTTCTCCCCCGACGAGTCCAAGCTGTACTTCCAGGTGTCGTTCTTCAACGGCTTCCTGGAGTACGACGTCGCCACCGACAGGATCACCCGGATGAAGACCCTGCCGAAGAACCCGGCGACCAGCGAGGACCGCACCACCTGGGTCAACGACTCGCGTCACCACGGCTTGTCGATGAACCCCGGGGGCACCAAGCTGTGCGTCGCGGGCACCATGGACGACTACGCGACCGTGGTCGACCGCGCCTCGCTCCAGGAGGGGCCGCTGGTGACGACGTCCAAGCCGTACTGGGCGACGGTCAGCGGGGACGGCAAGGACTGCGTCGTCTCCGAGAGCGGTGCCGACCAGGTGACGGCGATCGACTTCGCCACCGGCCGGAAGGTGACGTCGGTCCCGGTCGGCGACCATCCGCAGCGGGTCCGGCTCGGCCATGTGCAGGCCGACTGGACCGGCCCCGGCGGCAGCTGA
- a CDS encoding TetR/AcrR family transcriptional regulator, which translates to MGGRLRAPTGRYGGRSAEERQAERRRRFLDAALRLFGDTPGYRGTTVAALSQAAGLSTRQFYEEFRTLEDVLAALHLEVNGWAEQAVLAALATADGLPLAERATVLFRAYARDVTCDPRRIRIAFVEIIGVSPRLEEQRLARRARWVDLIRAEADAAVARGEAAPRDYRLAATAFIGSVNGLLHDWTAGWVDATLDEVVDELVRLLLGMLRPEGWRPGHP; encoded by the coding sequence GTGGGGGGCAGGCTCAGAGCGCCGACGGGACGGTACGGCGGCCGGTCCGCCGAGGAACGGCAGGCCGAGCGGCGCCGCCGCTTCCTCGACGCGGCCCTGCGCCTGTTCGGCGACACCCCCGGCTACCGGGGCACCACGGTCGCCGCGCTCAGCCAGGCCGCGGGCCTGTCCACCCGCCAGTTCTACGAGGAGTTCCGCACCCTGGAGGACGTCCTCGCCGCGCTGCACCTGGAGGTCAACGGCTGGGCCGAACAGGCCGTCCTGGCCGCCCTCGCCACCGCGGACGGCCTGCCGCTGGCCGAGCGCGCCACCGTGCTCTTCCGTGCCTACGCCCGCGACGTCACCTGCGACCCGCGCCGCATCCGCATCGCGTTCGTGGAGATCATCGGGGTCAGTCCGCGCCTGGAGGAGCAGCGGCTGGCCCGCCGCGCCCGCTGGGTCGACCTCATCCGCGCCGAGGCGGACGCGGCCGTGGCCCGCGGCGAGGCGGCGCCGCGCGACTACCGCCTCGCGGCGACGGCCTTCATCGGCAGCGTCAACGGCCTGCTGCACGACTGGACCGCCGGCTGGGTGGACGCCACGCTCGACGAGGTGGTGGACGAGCTGGTCCGGCTGCTGCTGGGGATGCTCCGGCCGGAGGGCTGGCGACCCGGGCACCCCTGA